From Thermoplasmata archaeon, one genomic window encodes:
- the ilvE gene encoding branched-chain-amino-acid transaminase — protein MVYVDGKFYPQSEAKISVFDHGLLYGDGVFEGIRAYNGRIFKLEQHVNRLFNSAKAIDLKIPHTKEEMANIILETCRRNGMKEGYLRPVITRGPGDLGLDPRKCKRGPSIIVIAQPGIALLSKSEKGLRMTTSSYRRVPPQSLSPSIKSLNYLNNIMAKVEANQYGADEALLLDIHGYVSEASAENFFIVKNHTLTTPWSSTNLPGVTRETVLEIAPQLGFKAEERLFALYDVWSADEAFLTGTAAEIGPVVELDGRQIGEGKPGPVTKAITKAFRDLVMSTGTPI, from the coding sequence ATGGTCTACGTCGACGGCAAGTTCTACCCTCAGTCGGAAGCCAAGATCAGCGTCTTCGACCACGGCCTCCTGTACGGGGACGGAGTCTTCGAGGGGATCCGCGCGTACAACGGGCGGATCTTCAAGCTCGAGCAGCACGTCAACCGCCTGTTCAACAGCGCGAAGGCCATCGACCTCAAGATCCCGCACACGAAGGAGGAGATGGCGAACATCATCCTCGAGACCTGCCGCCGGAACGGCATGAAGGAAGGCTACCTCCGGCCCGTGATCACGCGCGGCCCGGGCGACCTGGGACTCGACCCGCGGAAGTGCAAGCGCGGCCCAAGCATCATCGTAATCGCTCAGCCCGGGATCGCCCTGCTCAGCAAGAGCGAGAAGGGGCTGCGGATGACGACGTCCTCCTACCGCCGCGTCCCGCCCCAGAGCCTGAGCCCGTCCATCAAGTCGCTGAACTACCTGAACAACATCATGGCGAAGGTGGAGGCGAACCAGTACGGGGCGGACGAGGCGCTGCTCCTCGACATCCACGGCTACGTCTCCGAGGCGAGCGCGGAGAACTTCTTCATCGTGAAGAACCACACGCTGACCACGCCGTGGTCGAGCACGAACCTGCCGGGCGTCACGCGCGAGACCGTCCTGGAGATCGCGCCTCAGCTGGGGTTCAAGGCGGAGGAACGGCTGTTCGCTCTCTACGACGTCTGGTCCGCGGACGAGGCGTTCCTCACGGGGACCGCGGCGGAGATCGGCCCCGTGGTCGAGCTCGACGGACGGCAGATCGGCGAAGGGAAGCCCGGGCCGGTGACGAAGGCCATCACGAAGGCGTTCCGCGATCTCGTCATGAGCACGGGCACGCCCATCTGA
- the sucC gene encoding ADP-forming succinate--CoA ligase subunit beta, whose protein sequence is MKFLEYKAKAIFAKYGIPVPRGIVASRREEIHDPPLPCMVKAQVLIGGRGKAGGIKPARSIEEARTVASQILGMDIKGYTVKMVYLEELLDLEKELYLSFTIDRSAREPLLIASAMGGMEIEAVPHEQLFMQHIPTLIGLQPYVLRSLTKRLGLADHVGDQIEDIARKAYDLFRKEDAELVEINPLVVTKGGRVVAGDAKLIVDDNAEYRHLEYAKLDQDRTPLEEEAHEKGITFIQLDGDIGVIANGAGLTMATLDVLNLKGGKGGTFLDLGGTDDPDKVAQAFELLIKAKPSVILLNIFGGITKADTVALGVKQALEVMHANVPVVARIKGVNEDKAKQILHDIGMHPAETMEEAAELAVQVKQGGT, encoded by the coding sequence ATGAAGTTCCTCGAGTACAAGGCGAAGGCGATCTTCGCGAAGTACGGCATCCCCGTGCCCCGCGGCATCGTCGCGTCCCGGCGGGAGGAGATCCACGATCCGCCGCTGCCGTGCATGGTGAAGGCCCAGGTCCTCATCGGCGGCCGAGGCAAGGCCGGCGGGATCAAGCCCGCCCGTTCGATCGAGGAAGCCCGCACCGTGGCCTCCCAGATCCTCGGCATGGACATCAAGGGCTACACGGTCAAGATGGTGTACCTCGAGGAGCTCCTAGACCTCGAGAAGGAGCTCTACCTCAGCTTCACGATCGATCGCTCCGCTCGCGAGCCGCTCCTGATCGCGAGCGCGATGGGCGGCATGGAGATCGAGGCCGTGCCGCACGAGCAGCTCTTCATGCAGCACATCCCCACCCTGATCGGGTTGCAGCCCTACGTCCTGCGGTCTCTGACGAAGCGGCTCGGGCTCGCCGACCACGTCGGCGACCAGATCGAGGACATCGCCCGCAAGGCGTACGATCTGTTCCGCAAGGAGGACGCGGAGCTCGTGGAGATCAACCCGCTCGTTGTCACGAAGGGCGGCCGGGTCGTCGCCGGGGACGCGAAGCTCATCGTGGACGACAACGCGGAGTACCGCCACCTGGAGTACGCGAAGCTGGACCAGGACCGCACGCCCCTCGAGGAGGAGGCCCACGAGAAGGGGATCACGTTCATCCAGCTCGACGGGGACATTGGGGTCATCGCGAACGGCGCAGGCCTGACGATGGCCACGCTCGACGTCCTGAACCTGAAGGGCGGGAAGGGTGGCACGTTCCTCGACCTCGGCGGCACGGACGACCCGGACAAGGTGGCCCAGGCCTTCGAGCTCCTGATCAAGGCGAAGCCGTCCGTGATCCTGCTGAACATCTTTGGCGGGATCACGAAGGCAGACACGGTCGCCCTCGGGGTGAAGCAGGCCCTCGAGGTCATGCACGCGAACGTGCCCGTCGTCGCGCGGATTAAGGGTGTGAACGAGGACAAGGCGAAGCAGATCCTCCACGACATCGGCATGCATCCGGCAGAGACCATGGAGGAGGCCGCGGAGCTCGCGGTCCAGGTCAAGCAGGGAGGCACGTGA
- the sucD gene encoding succinate--CoA ligase subunit alpha — MSVLLTKHSRVVVQGITGHQGQFHTRSMLDFGTKVVAGTSPGKAGTKVEGVPVYESVQQAVDKKRANASIIFVPAPYTKDAAIEAMEAGLKLVVIITERIPFHDTLEFIPYARTKGAVVIGPNCPGIITPGESKMGIMPSHIFKAGDCGVISRSGTLTYEIVNAMTQGGFGQSTCVGIGGDPIIGTNTHEALELFQRDRKTKRIVVVGEIGGTAEEEAAAYIKKNVTK, encoded by the coding sequence ATGTCTGTCCTCCTGACGAAGCACTCCCGCGTCGTCGTCCAGGGGATCACGGGTCACCAGGGCCAGTTCCACACGCGCTCGATGCTCGACTTCGGCACGAAAGTCGTCGCAGGCACGTCGCCCGGGAAGGCGGGGACCAAGGTCGAAGGCGTGCCCGTCTACGAGAGCGTCCAGCAGGCCGTCGACAAGAAGCGCGCGAACGCTTCGATCATCTTCGTCCCCGCGCCGTACACGAAGGACGCGGCCATCGAGGCCATGGAGGCCGGCTTGAAGCTTGTGGTCATCATCACGGAGCGCATCCCGTTCCACGACACCCTCGAGTTCATCCCCTACGCGCGGACGAAGGGCGCCGTGGTCATCGGGCCGAACTGTCCGGGGATCATCACGCCCGGCGAGTCCAAGATGGGCATCATGCCGAGCCACATCTTCAAAGCGGGGGACTGCGGCGTGATTAGCCGCAGCGGCACCCTGACGTACGAGATCGTGAATGCGATGACCCAGGGAGGGTTCGGGCAGTCCACGTGCGTCGGGATCGGTGGCGACCCCATCATCGGCACGAACACCCACGAGGCGCTCGAGCTGTTCCAGAGGGACCGCAAGACGAAGCGGATCGTGGTCGTGGGAGAGATTGGCGGTACCGCGGAGGAGGAGGCTGCGGCGTACATCAAGAAGAACGTCACGAAG